The DNA sequence ATCAAAACGAGTATAACCGGAACTGGCTGAGCCATGCGGACTTACTAAACGGTGCCATCATCGACATCAACATGTCGGATAAGCCCAACAAGAAACGCGGTACTACGCCACAGGATTACCCCTACTCGTTCTCGACCAGTAACCAGAAGTAACAACTCATCAAGACCCGGCAAGCAACCCCGCCCCCCTACCGTTGTCTGAACAGACGGTAGGGGGGCGGGGTTGCTTGCTATGCAAAAATCCAGAGTAGCGGATGCTGATCGGCAATAAATCCGATTATTATGCGGTAAAAATCAGCTATAGCCATACATTTTACTGAACAGGAAGCATTGGCCCGTTTTTGTGTTAACTTGGCTTGCGGACACAAGTGAACGGCAAACAGTGCTCATCAACAGCCGGAACTGTCTGTGAACCAAGCAACCTGATGAAAACGAACCGACGTAATTTTCTACAACGAACAACGCGCAACAGTCTCGCCCTGCTATCGGCCGGCACGCTCCCGGCCCAAGCCACCGATCTGTTAATCCCCGATACCCAGCGGCCCGAAGGCGCTACCCATTCCTTAACCCGGTTAAAACCCGATCATGTTGTTCGGTCGCTGCCCGAAAATATGGTATGGGGGTATTTCGGGGCCGACGTTCCACCCGTCTACAAGGTTAAAGATGGCGATGTCGTCGAAATTCAAACGGTAAACCCATCGGGGGTGAGCCGCACCAACCCCGAAGAGTTTTACACCAAAAATAATCTTCCCCTCGACCAGCACGCGCAGGAAGTCATTGCCATTCTGAAAAACGTAAAACCCGAACCGTCGGGTATTCGGGGACACATGCTGACCGGTCCTGTCTATATCGACGGAGCCCAGCCCGGCGATAGTCTCGAGATACGCATACTGGATTTGACCTTTCCCGCCGGTTTTGGCGTCAACAGTGTCTGGCCGGGCGGTGGAGGCATACCGGATGCCGTAACAACCCGCGAAACATTCGTGTACCGCTACGATGCGAAACGAAAAATGGCGCTGCTCAAGGAAGGCGTCGCGATACCCCTGAAACCGTTTATGGGTGTCATGGCCCTCTCGCCCCCGGCCGATATGGGCCGCCAGAGTTCTATTCCTCCGGCCTTCTTCGGCGGAAATCTGGATATAAAGCACCTGACCAAAGGCACGACACTGTACCTGCCGGTATCTGTTCCGGGCGGTTTGTTCACTACCGGCGATGGTCATGGCGCGCAGGGAAACGGCGAGGTTAGTGGCGTTGCCATCGAAACGGCGCTTAACCTGACCGTCAAGTTCTTTGTGCACAAAGGGAAAACCCTGAAACAACCCCGTGCCGAAACACCAACGCATTTTATTGCCGTTGGGCTGGATAAAGAACTCAACAAGGCCATGAAGAATGCACTTGCTGAAGCCGTTGCCTTTATGAAAGACGATTTGGGCTTTACCTTCAACGAAGCGCTGTCCATTGCCAGCACAGGTGTCGACTTCGAGGTAAGTCAGGTTGTCGACCAGACCCTCGGCGTTC is a window from the Spirosoma rigui genome containing:
- a CDS encoding acetamidase/formamidase family protein, with translation MKTNRRNFLQRTTRNSLALLSAGTLPAQATDLLIPDTQRPEGATHSLTRLKPDHVVRSLPENMVWGYFGADVPPVYKVKDGDVVEIQTVNPSGVSRTNPEEFYTKNNLPLDQHAQEVIAILKNVKPEPSGIRGHMLTGPVYIDGAQPGDSLEIRILDLTFPAGFGVNSVWPGGGGIPDAVTTRETFVYRYDAKRKMALLKEGVAIPLKPFMGVMALSPPADMGRQSSIPPAFFGGNLDIKHLTKGTTLYLPVSVPGGLFTTGDGHGAQGNGEVSGVAIETALNLTVKFFVHKGKTLKQPRAETPTHFIAVGLDKELNKAMKNALAEAVAFMKDDLGFTFNEALSIASTGVDFEVSQVVDQTLGVHAMIPKAIFTNKKFSYWQ